The Myroides phaeus DNA segment GAGTGATGGAAAATAAAAAAGGCGACAAACATACGTTTGTCGCCTTTTTTATGAAAATGTAGTTATTACTTATTTACCAGGGTAGATAAGTAAAGCGTTGTCAAATTCTTTTTGAATTATTTTCAAGTTTCTCTCTGCGTCTAATCTTGTTTTATAATTTCCGACTAAAACTTTGTATGAAGGGTTAGTGTAAATTATTGTTGCATTAGTTGAAGGGAAACTTCTTTTGAATCTTGAAATGGCAGCATTTGCATCAGAATTTTTTCCGTAAAAAATCTGGATTTTGTATTTGTCATTGACAATTGTAGAAGTATTAACCTGTTTTTTCTTGTTAACTAATTCTTTTATAGCCGCAGGCTCATTTATTACTGTGTTTTTACTTTGAGCACTAATTGTGTTATTAGTAATTAGTATAAGAGTTAAGGCGATAAATATTCTTAAAATTCTCATAATGAATAGTGATTTGGACAAAATTACAAATATTCTTGAAAATGCCCTTGTTTTTATCTATTTAGAACGTGTATAAATTATGTATTAACGCCTGTAAAGGTTTTAAGAGTAAGTCATAAATTGTATTTTTGTCGGAGTTTGTAAATAAGGTGTATAAGATAGCGGTCTAATTGGCTGTTAAATAAGACCAAGTTTAGTTGAAAATCATTTTATAACTATGAAAAAAGTGGGTAACCATAATTCGTTTTCAAAGATTTTATTCTTTTGTTTAGCGTTAATGCTATCGTTTACTACAATTTCGTTTGCTCAAGATGCAGCAAAAGGTAAGGAATTGTTTAATTCTAACTGTGCAGCTTGTCACAAGTTAGATGGAAATGCTACTGGTCCAGCTCTTAGAGGAGTAGTTGAGCGTCACGATGGTGACGTTGAATGGCTTCACAAGTGGATTAAAAGTAGTTCGTCTCTTATTAAGTCAGGAGATGCAACGGCTGTAAAGCTTTTTAATGACTGGAATAAGATTGTCATGAATGACTTCCCAGGTTTATCTGATGGGGATATTGATGACATTTTAGCTTATACGTCAGAGCAAAAAGCAGAGCCTAAAGCTGCTGTAGCTGGTGCTGCTGCAGGACAACAAGGAGGAGGAAGCAGTGATAATGTTTCTAACGTTGTTGTTTTAGGTGCTTTAGTTGTTGTGTTGATGCTATTAGTAACAATGTTGTTCTTCGTTAAGAAGGTATTAAACAAGGTTGTTGAAGCTAATGGATTGACTGAAGAAGTACGCCAAACAGTTCCATTGTGTAAAGCATTCGTTAAGAATCAATTCTTAGTAATTGTTTCTACTATTGTTTTTGTATTAATAGGTTCATGGTTCGCTTATGGATTTATGATGCAGATTGGTGTTGATAAAGGGTATGAGCCAGTACAGCCTATCCATTTCTCACATAAAATTCACGCTGGTGATAATGGTATTGATTGTAAATACTGTCACTCTTCAGCGAGATCAAGTAAAACATCAGGAATTCCATCTTTGAATGTTTGTATGAACTGTCATAAAAACATCAATGAATTTACAGGAGACGAGGGTGTAGATTACGGTAAGTATACACCAGAATTTTACTCAGGTGAAATTCAAAAATTGTATGACGCAGTAGGTTGGGATGCTTCAGCTCAGAAATACACTGGAAAAGAAAAACCAGTTAAATGGGTTAGAATTCACAATTTACCTGACTTTGTATACTATAACCACTCTCAACACGTGAATGTTGCAGGTTTAGAATGTCAAACTTGTCACGGTCCAGTTGAAGAAATGGAAATTATGAGACAACACTCTCCATTAACAATGGGATGGTGTATCGACTGTCACAGAAAAACTGACGTTAAGTTAGCTGACAACGAGTATTACGCTAAAATTCACAAAGAATTATCTGAGAAATACGGAGTTGAGAAATTGACAGTAGCTCAAATGGGTGGATTAGAGTGTGGTAAATGTCACTATTAATAATTATTTAAGAATAAGAAGCTAATATATATATACAATGGCATCAAACAAAAAATACTGGAAAAGTGTTGAGGAGCTGAATGAAAATAGTTCTATTGTTGAGACGCTAAGAAACAATGAATTTGTTGACGAAATTCCTACTAACGAATTTCTTGGAGACAAAGAAACATTGTCTTCTTCATCTACAACTCGTCGAGACTTTTTGAAATATGTAGGTTTCTCTACGGCTGCAGCAACATTAGCAGCTTGTGAAGGACCTGTTGTAAAATCTATTCCGTATGTAGTTCAGCCAGAAGAAATCATTCCTGGTGTTGCAGATTATTATGCAACGACTGTAGCAGACGGATTTGACTTTGTGAACGTTTTGATCAAAACAAGAGAAGGACGTCCTATTAAAGTTGAAAATAACAAACTTGCTAATGCATACTCAGGAGCTAACGCTCGTGTAAATGCATCAGTTTTATCAATGTATGATAGCTTACGTTTGAAGCAACCAAAAATCGAAGGGAAGAATGCTTCTTGGGACGAGGTTGATTTAAAAGTAAAAGCAAGTTTACAAGATGCTAAATCAAGTGGAGGAAACGTTGTGTTGTTAACAAATACAATGGCAAGTCCATCAACTGATAAATTAATTGCAGAGTTTATCGCTGCTAACCCAACTGCTAAACACGTTGTTTATGATGCTGTTTCATCTTCTGCTGCTGCAGATGCTTATGAAAAAGCTTATGGAACTCGTGGATTAGCTGATTACGATTTCGCTAATGCTGATGTAATTGTTTCTGTTGGTGCAGATTTCTTAGGAGATTGGCAAGGTGGAGGTTACGATGCAGCTTACGCTAACAATCGTATTCCTAAAAACGGAAAAATGTCTAAGCATATCCAAATGGAGGCAAATATGTCTTTAGCTGGAGCTAATGCTGACGTTAGAATTCCATTAACTGTAACTGAGCAAAAAGCTGCTTTAGTTAAGTTATACAATGAAATCGTTGGTGGTTCAGTTTCAGGTAGTGCTACTGCTTATGATGCTGAAATCGCTAAAGCTGCTAAGCAACTTAAAGCTGCTGGTACAAGAGGAGTTGTTGTAACTGGTCTTGATGATGTTGATGCTCAATTAGTAGTATTCGCAATCAATGAGAAATTACAATCAGAAGCTTTCTTACCAGAGCAAACAAAATACGTTAGACAAGGTAACGCTGCTAAAGTAGCTCAACTTGTTAAAGATATGAATGCTGGTAATGTTCACACATTAATCATGTCAGGAGTAAACCCAGTTTACACAATGGCTGATAGCGCTGCATTCGTAGCTGGATTAGGTAAAGTAAAAACTTCAGTTGCTTTCTCTTTAAAAGAAGACGAAACTGCTTTAGTAACTACTATCGCTGCTGCTGCACCTCATTACTTAGAGTCTTGGGGAGATGTAATGATCAAAAAAGGTCATTATTCAGTTATGCAACCTACAATCCGTCCTTTATTTGAAACAAGACAATTCCAAGACGCTTTATTATTGTGGAGTGGAAACAACGAAGCTTACTACGATTATGTAAAAGCTGTTGGTAAATCTGTAGTTTCTGATAAAACATGGAACCAATTAGTTCACGATGGTTTTGCTGTTGTTGGTACTAATGGTAAAATTTCATCTAACATCGAGTTTTCATCTGCTGCTGCTAATTTAGCTAAAGCTAAGAAAGCTGGAGATTTCGAATTAGTGTTATACACTAAAACAGGAATGGGAGATGGACAACAAGCTAATAACCCTTGGTTACAAGAGTTCCCAGATCCAATTACACGTGTATCTTGGGATAACTACGTAACTATTGCAAGAGTTGACGCTGAAGAATTAGGTATTAAAAATTACCACGTTGCAAACGGAGGTTTAAATGGTAGCTATGTTACTTTAGAAGTTAACGGTGTTAAGCTTGAAAACGTTCCTGCTTTAATCCAACCAGGACAAGCGCCTAAAACTGTAGGTTTAGCTTTTGGTTATGGTAAAAAAGCAGCATTAAAAGAAGAAATGCAAGTTGGTGTAAATGCATACCAATTATATGCAAACTTTAATAATGTACAAAATGTAACAATTGCTAAGGCAAGTGGAGATCACGAGTTTGCTTGTGTTCAGTTACAAAATACATTAATGAGTAGAGGAGATATCGTTAAAGATACAACTTTAGAGATCTTCAATACTAAGAATGCAGAAGAGTGGAATATCCTTCCTCAAGTATCTTATGACCACCAAGAAGTAAATGCATCAAGCATTGACATCTGGGAATCATTTGATAGATCAGTAGGACACCACTTTAATTTATCGATTGACTTGAATGCTTGTACTGGTTGTGGTGCTTGTGTAATTTCTTGTCATGCAGAAAACAACGTACCTGTAGTTGGTAAATCTGAAGTTAGAAGAAGTAGAGATATGCACTGGTTGCGTATTGACAGATACTATTCATCTGAAGATACATTTGCTGGAGATGTTGAGTTGAAAGAAAATACACAAGGATTTGGAGAATACCGTGAGGCATTCCAAAGCTTGGAGCACCCAGCTGATAATCCACAAGTAGCTTTCCAACCAATCATGTGTCAGCACTGTAACCACGCTCCTTGTGAGACTGTATGTCCAGTAGCTGCTACATCACACGGTCGTCAAGGTCAAAACCATATGGCATATAACCGTTGTGTTGGTACGAGATACTGTGCTAATAACTGTCCTTACAAAGTAAGACGTTTCAACTGGTTCTTATACGCTCAAAATAGTGAGTTTGATTACCACATGAATGACGATTTAGGACGTATGGTTTTAAACCCAGACGTAGTAGTTCGTTCAAGAGGGGTAATGGAGAAATGTTCAATGTGTATTCAAATGACACAAGCAACTGTATTAAAAGCTAAGAATGAAGGTAGAGCAGTTCGTGCAAACGAATTTGAAACTGCATGTTCAGCAGCTTGTTCAAGCGGAGCTATGGTATTTGGAGACGTGAATGATAAAGAATCAGAAATTACTAAATTAGCTGAGTCTGATAGATCTTACCACTTGTTAGAGCACATTGGTACTAAACCAAATGTTTTCTACCATGTAAAAGTTAGAAATATCTAAGTTAAAAGAATTATTAATTAAAGAAACATATAAAGGATTATGTCGTCACATTACGAAGCACCCATTAGAAAACCTTTAGTTATTGGTGAAAAATCATATCACGATATAACTGTAGATGTGGCTAGACCTGTAGAAGGAAGAGCTAATAAATTATGGTGGACAGTGTTCTCTATAGCTTTAGTAGCTTTTTTATGGGGTGTAGGTTCAATGGCTTACACTGTTGGTACAGGTATTGGTACTTGGGGATTAAATAAAACTGTAGGTTGGGCATGGGATATTACCAACTTCGTTTGGTGGGTAGGTATCGGTCACGCTGGTACACTTATCTCAGCCGTATTATTATTATTCAGACAAAAATGGAGAATGGCTATTAACCGTTCTGCAGAGGCAATGACAATTTTCTCTGTAGTTCAGGCTGGTTTATTCCCTATCATTCACATGGGACGTCCATGGTTAGCTTACTGGGTATTACCTATTCCAAACCAATTTGGTTCATTATGGGTAAACTTTAACTCACCATTATTATGGGACGTTTTCGCGATTTCTACGTATTTATCAGTATCATTAGTTTTCTGGTGGACTGGTTTACT contains these protein-coding regions:
- a CDS encoding TAT-variant-translocated molybdopterin oxidoreductase, with amino-acid sequence MASNKKYWKSVEELNENSSIVETLRNNEFVDEIPTNEFLGDKETLSSSSTTRRDFLKYVGFSTAAATLAACEGPVVKSIPYVVQPEEIIPGVADYYATTVADGFDFVNVLIKTREGRPIKVENNKLANAYSGANARVNASVLSMYDSLRLKQPKIEGKNASWDEVDLKVKASLQDAKSSGGNVVLLTNTMASPSTDKLIAEFIAANPTAKHVVYDAVSSSAAADAYEKAYGTRGLADYDFANADVIVSVGADFLGDWQGGGYDAAYANNRIPKNGKMSKHIQMEANMSLAGANADVRIPLTVTEQKAALVKLYNEIVGGSVSGSATAYDAEIAKAAKQLKAAGTRGVVVTGLDDVDAQLVVFAINEKLQSEAFLPEQTKYVRQGNAAKVAQLVKDMNAGNVHTLIMSGVNPVYTMADSAAFVAGLGKVKTSVAFSLKEDETALVTTIAAAAPHYLESWGDVMIKKGHYSVMQPTIRPLFETRQFQDALLLWSGNNEAYYDYVKAVGKSVVSDKTWNQLVHDGFAVVGTNGKISSNIEFSSAAANLAKAKKAGDFELVLYTKTGMGDGQQANNPWLQEFPDPITRVSWDNYVTIARVDAEELGIKNYHVANGGLNGSYVTLEVNGVKLENVPALIQPGQAPKTVGLAFGYGKKAALKEEMQVGVNAYQLYANFNNVQNVTIAKASGDHEFACVQLQNTLMSRGDIVKDTTLEIFNTKNAEEWNILPQVSYDHQEVNASSIDIWESFDRSVGHHFNLSIDLNACTGCGACVISCHAENNVPVVGKSEVRRSRDMHWLRIDRYYSSEDTFAGDVELKENTQGFGEYREAFQSLEHPADNPQVAFQPIMCQHCNHAPCETVCPVAATSHGRQGQNHMAYNRCVGTRYCANNCPYKVRRFNWFLYAQNSEFDYHMNDDLGRMVLNPDVVVRSRGVMEKCSMCIQMTQATVLKAKNEGRAVRANEFETACSAACSSGAMVFGDVNDKESEITKLAESDRSYHLLEHIGTKPNVFYHVKVRNI
- a CDS encoding cytochrome c3 family protein, which produces MKKVGNHNSFSKILFFCLALMLSFTTISFAQDAAKGKELFNSNCAACHKLDGNATGPALRGVVERHDGDVEWLHKWIKSSSSLIKSGDATAVKLFNDWNKIVMNDFPGLSDGDIDDILAYTSEQKAEPKAAVAGAAAGQQGGGSSDNVSNVVVLGALVVVLMLLVTMLFFVKKVLNKVVEANGLTEEVRQTVPLCKAFVKNQFLVIVSTIVFVLIGSWFAYGFMMQIGVDKGYEPVQPIHFSHKIHAGDNGIDCKYCHSSARSSKTSGIPSLNVCMNCHKNINEFTGDEGVDYGKYTPEFYSGEIQKLYDAVGWDASAQKYTGKEKPVKWVRIHNLPDFVYYNHSQHVNVAGLECQTCHGPVEEMEIMRQHSPLTMGWCIDCHRKTDVKLADNEYYAKIHKELSEKYGVEKLTVAQMGGLECGKCHY
- a CDS encoding SPOR domain-containing protein gives rise to the protein MRILRIFIALTLILITNNTISAQSKNTVINEPAAIKELVNKKKQVNTSTIVNDKYKIQIFYGKNSDANAAISRFKRSFPSTNATIIYTNPSYKVLVGNYKTRLDAERNLKIIQKEFDNALLIYPGK